Proteins found in one Verrucomicrobiia bacterium genomic segment:
- a CDS encoding ABC transporter permease subunit: protein MKRKTTPTMAGTSLFSPIWVIAKNTYRELIRERLLYGVFLIAALVTALSFFLSTVSLGQNARILHNIGLATIHLFTLFILIFVTTNSITKDLDKRTVYFLFPKPITRGQYVLGKYVGLIFLLLTTLVILGGLFLMGVFFTEKSLVLPAVTNLAFSFLEISLLIALAQLFASFTAPLNASLYSIALYIIGHSLTLLRDFLAEQGSALVSVINACYYILPNLEKFDIRAATLYGIPLGSSQVMWTIGYWAVYTGLALFLTTQVIRKREF, encoded by the coding sequence ATGAAGCGTAAGACAACCCCTACCATGGCCGGAACCAGCCTCTTCTCCCCTATTTGGGTCATTGCAAAAAACACCTACCGAGAGCTCATCCGTGAGCGCTTGCTGTATGGCGTATTCCTCATTGCGGCACTCGTCACTGCTTTAAGCTTTTTCCTTAGTACGGTGTCTTTGGGTCAAAACGCCCGCATCCTCCATAACATTGGACTGGCCACCATCCATCTCTTTACGCTGTTCATCCTCATCTTTGTCACCACCAACTCCATTACGAAAGATTTGGACAAGCGGACGGTCTACTTCCTGTTCCCCAAGCCCATTACCCGCGGCCAGTACGTGCTCGGCAAGTACGTGGGCCTCATCTTCCTCCTTCTTACTACGCTAGTCATTCTAGGTGGACTCTTCCTTATGGGGGTGTTCTTTACGGAAAAAAGCCTTGTCCTTCCTGCGGTCACCAACTTGGCATTTTCCTTTTTGGAAATCTCCCTCCTCATTGCCCTGGCCCAACTTTTTGCCAGCTTCACCGCTCCCCTTAATGCTTCGCTCTACAGCATTGCCCTTTACATTATTGGGCATTCCCTCACCCTGCTGCGCGACTTCCTAGCGGAGCAAGGCAGTGCCTTGGTTAGTGTGATTAACGCCTGCTACTACATACTTCCCAACTTAGAAAAATTTGATATCCGTGCCGCTACCCTCTACGGGATTCCATTGGGATCGTCACAGGTAATGTGGACCATTGGGTACTGGGCGGTATATACCGGCTTGGCACTTTTCCTCACCACCCAGGTTATCCGTAAGCGTGAATTTTAA
- a CDS encoding ABC transporter ATP-binding protein, with the protein MAQAIPLSVTKIRKTFGTFTAVKDMSFTVKPGEVVGIIGPNGAGKSTTIKMILGLLEPDSGTISLFGSTADDVAVRRRIGYMPETPSFYSKLTGRELLVYVGELFQLPRPIILERTDELLALVGLKDAADRQVGGYSKGMTQRICLAQALMNEPELIFLDEPMDGLDPIGRIRMREILLAIKKRGAAIVFNSHVLSDVELMSDRVAVMDKGELKAFDTVKKLIPKGKTLEDVFVSLVEVNDEA; encoded by the coding sequence ATGGCACAAGCAATTCCCCTCTCAGTAACGAAAATCCGTAAGACGTTTGGCACATTCACCGCAGTAAAGGATATGTCTTTTACGGTAAAGCCCGGTGAAGTGGTGGGCATCATTGGCCCGAACGGTGCGGGCAAGAGCACTACCATCAAAATGATTTTGGGATTACTGGAACCCGACTCCGGTACCATCTCCCTTTTTGGCAGTACTGCCGATGACGTGGCAGTGCGCCGCCGTATTGGCTACATGCCGGAGACCCCTTCTTTCTACAGCAAGCTGACTGGCCGGGAGCTCCTTGTCTATGTGGGCGAGCTTTTCCAACTGCCCCGCCCCATCATCCTGGAACGTACCGATGAACTACTAGCACTGGTCGGCCTCAAGGATGCGGCAGACCGCCAAGTTGGCGGGTACTCAAAAGGGATGACCCAGCGCATCTGCCTTGCCCAAGCCCTTATGAATGAACCGGAGCTCATCTTCCTCGACGAGCCCATGGACGGCCTGGACCCTATTGGGCGGATCCGTATGCGGGAGATTCTTCTCGCCATCAAGAAGCGGGGTGCCGCCATTGTCTTTAACTCCCACGTCCTAAGCGACGTAGAGCTTATGAGTGACCGGGTTGCCGTGATGGACAAAGGAGAGCTTAAGGCTTTTGACACGGTGAAGAAGCTCATTCCCAAAGGCAAAACCCTTGAAGATGTATTTGTCAGCCTCGTGGAGGTGAACGATGAAGCGTAA
- a CDS encoding prepilin-type N-terminal cleavage/methylation domain-containing protein has translation MRKPAFTLVELMITVAIIGILAAIASVSYSGVRTRARDAQRINDLNQIKVVLSTYYAAQTPQVYVSAPSAVTVDGSTDALSLALEPNYIREMPVDPLNTGSNIYKYQSANSAKAFTLFGTFENKENKKGWNGGSVWVVDGYRVQND, from the coding sequence ATGCGTAAACCCGCCTTTACCCTTGTAGAGCTGATGATCACCGTGGCGATCATCGGCATACTTGCGGCTATTGCCTCGGTTTCATACAGCGGGGTCCGTACCAGGGCGCGTGATGCGCAGCGGATTAACGACCTTAACCAAATCAAGGTCGTGCTCTCTACGTATTACGCAGCGCAAACACCGCAAGTGTATGTCAGTGCGCCTTCTGCCGTTACGGTGGATGGCTCTACCGACGCGCTCTCCCTTGCGCTGGAGCCCAATTACATCCGTGAGATGCCGGTTGACCCTTTGAATACGGGAAGCAACATTTATAAGTACCAGTCAGCCAATAGCGCCAAGGCCTTTACGCTCTTTGGCACCTTTGAGAACAAAGAGAATAAAAAAGGATGGAACGGTGGTTCCGTTTGGGTGGTGGACGGGTACCGTGTACAAAACGATTAG
- a CDS encoding prepilin peptidase, whose amino-acid sequence MPDSFFVIAAAVLGAVIGSFLNVVILRDSRRSTILTGRSACMHCGHELSWYELIPLLSFVMQGGRCRKCKKALSWQYPLGELVVAALAVFALWYGYFLNGSWVLAAGVFIVLATFFVLSGTDFRTMEIRPEYTIFAMVVAALSNVLSGKMTLTQVALGAAVGVGIILFLTYGWKLLTGKLGMGEGDAWIVAAVGALVGYPAIFPALFAAVLLGAVVGVIILARLGRTDDVAMPFGPYLAMGGLIALVWGQAIIQWYTMGI is encoded by the coding sequence ATGCCAGATTCTTTTTTTGTAATTGCCGCAGCGGTGCTGGGAGCAGTCATTGGCTCCTTCCTTAACGTAGTCATTCTACGCGATAGCAGGCGAAGTACCATCCTCACCGGGCGCTCTGCTTGTATGCACTGTGGGCATGAACTTTCCTGGTATGAGCTCATCCCTCTCTTGAGTTTTGTCATGCAAGGCGGCCGCTGCCGGAAGTGTAAGAAGGCTCTGAGCTGGCAGTATCCGCTAGGTGAGTTAGTAGTTGCTGCTCTGGCTGTTTTCGCCCTGTGGTACGGCTATTTTCTCAATGGCAGTTGGGTGTTGGCTGCAGGGGTGTTCATTGTCCTTGCCACGTTCTTTGTCTTAAGTGGGACGGACTTCCGCACAATGGAAATCAGGCCGGAGTACACCATCTTTGCTATGGTTGTGGCTGCTCTTTCGAATGTCCTTTCAGGAAAGATGACACTTACCCAGGTGGCCCTAGGTGCTGCAGTGGGTGTGGGAATTATCCTCTTTCTGACATATGGGTGGAAATTGCTTACGGGAAAGCTGGGTATGGGGGAGGGGGATGCCTGGATTGTCGCGGCCGTAGGTGCGTTAGTTGGTTACCCCGCTATTTTCCCAGCGCTCTTTGCGGCGGTACTACTGGGGGCGGTGGTGGGGGTAATAATTTTGGCCCGTTTGGGTAGGACAGACGACGTGGCCATGCCTTTTGGGCCTTACTTGGCTATGGGTGGCCTTATTGCCTTGGTCTGGGGGCAGGCCATTATTCAGTGGTATACTATGGGTATATGA
- a CDS encoding type II secretion system protein, giving the protein MSKRFPMSFKRGFTLIELLLVIAIIGILATLIITQLSGAQAKSRNAAAKSDISQMGKGIESWMVTTTVAVERAANSRATTTNVPLTRINGTGAGATCTVGVYTQNATCGGWASYFNSATGAYPVRISKTPSFAHTYGYASSVVIAPAAPPTVPFIASQVTSQNYCVGTSVTDSITAPDGAFYIKDGISTSKPAGTVTVDYVTGTAALPQTNPCS; this is encoded by the coding sequence ATGAGTAAGAGATTCCCTATGTCATTCAAGCGCGGCTTTACCCTTATTGAGCTTCTTCTTGTTATCGCTATTATTGGTATTCTCGCCACGCTTATCATTACGCAGCTGTCTGGCGCGCAAGCCAAGAGTAGGAACGCCGCTGCAAAGTCAGACATCTCCCAAATGGGAAAGGGGATTGAGTCATGGATGGTAACTACTACGGTTGCCGTAGAGCGTGCTGCTAACAGCCGCGCTACCACTACCAACGTGCCGCTGACCCGCATTAACGGTACAGGTGCTGGTGCTACATGTACCGTGGGTGTGTACACTCAAAATGCGACCTGCGGCGGTTGGGCTAGTTATTTTAACTCAGCCACGGGTGCTTATCCCGTCCGAATCTCTAAGACTCCTTCATTCGCCCATACCTATGGGTACGCTTCATCTGTTGTTATTGCTCCTGCCGCTCCTCCTACGGTACCGTTCATAGCTTCACAGGTGACCTCTCAGAACTATTGCGTGGGTACATCGGTAACAGACTCCATTACCGCTCCTGACGGTGCGTTCTATATTAAGGATGGCATTTCTACCTCTAAACCGGCCGGTACGGTAACAGTTGATTATGTAACTGGCACCGCTGCTTTGCCGCAGACCAACCCCTGCAGCTAG
- a CDS encoding prepilin-type N-terminal cleavage/methylation domain-containing protein, whose translation MKGVRAFTIIELSIAVAVAAIIGMAAVSRYSGYLQLQEFRSGGQQIANCLQRASHQVRAGSTANVPRFTRATITSYPGTPKVECIVEPYAAIQASDGTELLVSELLAGVPAEGVSGQPFRADNSILKTNAIVRVVFGALENGMPVGLSSAGIAIKQPDAPGATYVPLGRGFTLPEGTTTIQINSQSIDACGVISMTNLGLPVKFQELPETSC comes from the coding sequence ATGAAAGGGGTACGTGCTTTTACCATTATCGAGTTGAGCATTGCCGTTGCTGTGGCAGCCATTATTGGTATGGCTGCAGTTTCCCGGTACAGCGGGTATCTTCAACTCCAAGAATTCCGCAGCGGGGGCCAGCAGATTGCCAATTGCCTTCAGCGTGCAAGTCACCAGGTAAGGGCAGGCTCTACGGCCAATGTCCCAAGGTTTACCCGCGCAACCATAACCAGTTACCCAGGGACACCCAAAGTGGAGTGCATCGTTGAACCCTATGCTGCTATCCAGGCCAGTGACGGCACCGAGCTCTTGGTCTCAGAGTTACTTGCTGGTGTTCCGGCGGAAGGTGTCTCCGGACAACCTTTCCGTGCAGATAACAGCATCCTCAAAACGAACGCCATTGTGCGGGTAGTATTTGGTGCCTTGGAAAACGGGATGCCGGTGGGGCTGTCTTCAGCGGGTATCGCTATCAAGCAGCCGGATGCCCCAGGTGCTACCTATGTGCCATTGGGCCGCGGGTTCACCCTGCCTGAGGGGACTACTACCATTCAGATCAATAGCCAATCTATTGATGCATGCGGTGTCATCTCCATGACCAACTTAGGGCTGCCTGTTAAGTTTCAAGAGTTACCGGAGACATCATGTTAA